The following coding sequences are from one Virgibacillus necropolis window:
- a CDS encoding DUF1538 domain-containing protein has protein sequence MNVLVSKLKEVLFAVLPITVLVLILNFTLTPLDPTLIIRFIIGAILIIIGLAIFLLGVDLGITPIGRSMGKTIAKSNKIWIVVIAGLMLGFFISIAEPDLHILAGQVDLVTGGLISKVAIVIVVSIGIGVLISTGLVRIVYNFPLYKLLIILYLIIFVLALFTSPEFLAISFDASGATTGALTVPFILALALGVSALKKDSKASEKDSFGLVAVASTGAIMSVMIMNIISETDKMTGSLEHAVIDTTSIFGPFIHEILVIAQEIIVALLPILILFLIFQKVSFKMSRGAFRKVLMGLLFTFLGLVLFLVGVNAGFMDVGTTIGHNIASLDNKAYVIIVAFVLGLVTILAEPAVHVLTHQIEDVTSGYVKRKVVMSTLSIGVGLAVLLSIIRILIPELQLWHYLLPGYVIALAMTFFVPKLFVGIAFDSGGVASGPMTATFILAFVQGVAESIEGANVLIDGFGMIALVAMTPIIALQILGLVFKLKSRKEKGGLERNVE, from the coding sequence TTGAATGTACTAGTTTCTAAATTAAAAGAAGTATTGTTTGCAGTTCTCCCTATTACCGTCCTGGTATTGATTCTAAACTTTACCTTAACACCTTTAGATCCAACATTAATTATTCGATTTATTATAGGAGCCATCTTAATTATAATTGGATTAGCTATTTTTTTATTAGGAGTCGATTTAGGAATTACTCCTATTGGTCGGTCTATGGGTAAGACCATTGCAAAATCAAATAAAATTTGGATTGTTGTAATCGCTGGTTTAATGCTTGGTTTTTTTATTTCAATCGCTGAACCAGATTTGCATATCCTCGCTGGTCAGGTGGATCTTGTTACAGGAGGTTTGATATCAAAGGTAGCAATTGTTATTGTTGTTTCAATCGGGATTGGTGTATTAATTTCCACAGGTTTAGTTAGAATTGTTTATAATTTTCCACTATATAAATTACTGATTATTTTGTACCTTATCATTTTTGTACTCGCGCTATTTACATCCCCAGAATTTTTAGCCATTTCTTTTGATGCTTCGGGGGCAACTACCGGTGCATTGACAGTTCCTTTTATTTTAGCACTTGCCTTGGGAGTTTCTGCGCTGAAAAAAGATAGTAAAGCTTCCGAGAAAGATAGTTTTGGATTAGTAGCTGTTGCTTCTACAGGTGCAATCATGTCAGTGATGATTATGAACATCATTTCGGAAACTGATAAAATGACAGGTAGTCTTGAACATGCTGTAATTGACACGACATCCATTTTTGGTCCTTTTATCCATGAAATTTTAGTAATAGCTCAAGAAATTATTGTGGCATTACTACCTATTCTAATACTTTTTCTTATATTTCAGAAAGTTTCCTTTAAAATGTCCAGAGGAGCCTTTAGAAAAGTCCTGATGGGTCTATTATTTACTTTTCTGGGACTTGTTCTATTCTTAGTCGGTGTAAACGCAGGCTTTATGGATGTTGGAACTACAATTGGACATAACATAGCCTCTTTAGATAATAAAGCATATGTTATTATTGTAGCATTCGTGTTGGGATTGGTTACCATATTAGCGGAACCCGCAGTGCATGTTCTAACACATCAGATAGAGGATGTTACGAGCGGATATGTAAAGAGAAAAGTGGTTATGAGTACGCTTTCGATAGGAGTTGGTTTGGCGGTTCTTTTATCAATAATAAGGATACTCATACCCGAGCTTCAATTGTGGCATTATCTTTTGCCCGGGTATGTGATCGCGTTAGCAATGACATTTTTTGTTCCTAAGCTGTTTGTTGGGATTGCCTTTGATTCTGGGGGAGTTGCATCAGGTCCGATGACTGCTACTTTTATATTAGCATTTGTACAGGGAGTTGCTGAGTCAATAGAAGGTGCAAATGTCTTAATTGATGGATTTGGTATGATTGCATTGGTAGCAATGACACCTATAATTGCTTTACAGATACTAGGTCTTGTTTTCAAATTAAAATCAAGAAAAGAAAAAGGAGGATTAGAGCGTAATGTCGAGTAA